A single region of the Asterias amurensis chromosome 19, ASM3211899v1 genome encodes:
- the LOC139951698 gene encoding Golgi-associated plant pathogenesis-related protein 1-like, with protein MHGAPNIKMNGNVSKYAQEWANKLAKNAQLQHRSEHKYGENIYWGSDSRGLEEMTGDKAVKSFYDEINRYNFSSGGFSSGTGHFTQVVWKQSKSLGIGVAVNPRNQNEVFAVFNYDPPGNVSGKYKENVLPSKKR; from the exons ATGCATGGCGCCCCCAACATCAAGATGAATGGCAACGTCAGCAAATACGCACAGGAGTGGGCCAATAAGCTGGCTAAGAATGCGCAGCTTCAACACAGATCGGAGCACAAGTACGGAGAGAACATCTACTGGGGAAGCGACTCTAGAGGACTGGAGGAAATGACAG GAGACAAAGCAGTCAAGTCTTTCTACGATGAAATCAACAGATATAACTTCAGCAGCGGAGGCTTCTCCTCAGGAACAG GTCATTTTACGCAAGTTGTATGGAAACAATCCAAAAGTCTCGGCATCGGTGTGGCAGTTAATCCTCGTAACCAAAATGAAGTCTTCGCTGTGTTCAACTACGATCCCCCTGGGAACGTGAGCGGGAAATACAAGGAGAACGTCTTACCAAGCAAGAAACGATAA